TGGCTTAACAGAATGCGAGAGCTGGGATACCCGCCAGGATATCTAGGTAATGCACACAATTCTACTTTCTGTCTGATATTCCAAGCCGTCATAGAATTGTCTATTATAAACTCactatttttagttttttatttttttttaatgtttacaCTGGGATGAATAGTTGCGATTCCGCTgttgtgtttgattttcttctATGCTGTCTGGGTGTTCCTCTTTATGTTTGAAATTGTCATTTTATTGCCAATTTCCCCACCTGGAAAAGTGTGGtcttcaaaagaatttgaataaGGTATTCAAGGATTATCATAAATTCTCACTGTTGCCCTTGGTTGACACATGGATTGGAGGCCTATTTTCATGTAATTGATGTTAATGGATTGGTCAAATGTAGAGTATGACTggattgattttataaatttactctAAGCTCATGAGGCCCTAAGGCCAGTAAGAATGAAAAAGGCTAATGTGGCCCAaggaaaatacaattttaaatccTTGCTATCATTTTGCACTTCATAATTCAACTAAGCTTTAGCCGATCTCAAATAGTTTGGGATTGAGGCTCTGTTATGGTGCTTTCAACTGAGCAGATAGCTCAACTGGCTCTAGCCCCGGGTCCCTCCCAGTGGAATAAGTCACATGATcctgaaaaaaactaaaaacaaaaacaaagtgtgttcattatatcaaaattaaaaaaaaaaaagaaaaaaaaaagaagaagaaaaaagaagaagtcacCAGTTCAAATCTCTACTttgtaacaaaagaaaaatctctGATTATTCATTGAAGGCAATAGTCATATCCAAAGTCCTGCTACTGTAAATTTAGATCAATACTTTTGTTTTCCCTGAATTTGAGGCTATGCATATAAAGGACTATGTCTCATGGAGAGATCATTGAGCTTTTTAGAAATGATGCTTGAGCTAATCACCTCCCACATATAAGGAAGAATGGACCACGGCAAATCATCATGATTCCAGAAGGGCAGTACATTGCAATAGACTAAAATTGTGGTCTTTTGGATTTCATATGCTACAATTTTCCCCATGTTGATGGTGGTGGCATTCATTTTGCTGTGCTGTCATCCCCAATAACTATTATTGTTGTCGGcagcttttatttattattatggttGTCATTGCAAGTCCTTTACATTCATATTTCAGATCCCGATGATGGGGATCAGCCTTCTGGGATCACAATATTTGATGATGGAGATGTAGAGGAAGAACAGGAAGATGGGGAGATTATGGAAACAGACCATCCTGAACCACCAAGGAAAATGTCAGTTGAATTTCCTGGAATAAATGCACCAATTCCAGAAAATGCAAATCAAAGATTTTGGGAAGTGGGGCCTTCAAGTTCTGATCCATTTAGGCACCGATCACGCCATAGATCAAACCATTCTTCAGATGCTACAGGCAGATGGCATCATCATGAACAGAGACAGTATAGGGATTTCATTAACGATGGGCCTCCAGGTGTTGATCCCGTGTTCAGTCCATCTATGTCCAGTTATCCTCCAAGGTATGGTCATCATGACTCTAGTTACAGTTCTGACAGCCCTAGAGATCTGAGCCCTGCCTTTGGGAGGTCTAATTCCGATAGAGGGAGGGGTGCTTTGGTATATGAGGATTTTGCGAGTCATGGTTCTTCATCCTACTCGTCCTCACGGAAACGTTCTTCGCCACAGGATATTGGTTCAGCCAGATACGAGACTGATAACAGCCGGGATGACTATGACACGGATTATTCATATCGGGATTATTCATTTCGGAGTGAGTATGACAATGATCGCTATCGCCGTCGTAGTAGGAGGTAAATGGGGTAGTCATGAGTGTGATGGGGTAGAATGGATGCGATAGTCTTTGTACAACACCCCCTGTCCTCTTCATTTCTTTATTATCTAGGCTAGAGTTGCAGCTCCGATTCCTTTCTCCATCAACTAGAGGAGAAGTCTCAACTAGTTTAAGATGTTTCTGTATCCATACATCGTTTGCCATACTTCTCCTATGGGAGccatttagttttatatttatttgcatCTATTTTTGTTGCTTTATTAAAATTGCGAATTGTCGAATTTCTAGAGGGCCTCGTGGATGTGTCCatcgaatttatttttcctgatgGACTGTCAAATTGTGATAGATAGGTTGATGGTTTCTGTTAAAATTTATGTACAACTCTGATGACGAATCCCACGTGCATTttgaaaagaagaataaagaaacagaaaggaaaaagatTTGCAATTTTAAATCTGATGGCTAATCCCACATGCATTTTGCAGTTGTATCTCGACACTGAATGCTAATTCAACATTTTCCAATGTTTAGTCTGTTTAGGACGAGGTTTTTCCCATGTAGTTGATgagctttttattattattactattattaaccaagttgtttttatattatcactAGTTAATTTGGTCATGCTGaggttaattataattttaaaaacataacataaaaataaaacaggtatcaaatattagataaaaagataaattttaaaattttttaacttgagtttttgcCTGACATGagtttctaataaaatatataaaagctaacttgatatgaattaatttatttaataagctTAAAGAAAACATGAATGATTGTTATTACATGATCTTAGGATTGGTTATAAAATATGTGaatatgatttttgtgtttatgtAAAAAGCcttggtaatgatttttttatctttttttgttgttttatatggatgtttttttgttttttatatggatgatatgttgattattataaTGAGTACGAGTGGagtcaaaaaattaaagacttTGTTGTGTAGAAAATTTGACATGAAAGATTTGAGTGCTTCTAAGATGATTCTTGGGATGGAAATTCGCATAGATAGAACTACCAGGAGATTATGGTTATTTCAATAAAACTATGTAGAGAAAGTGTTGGAAAGGTTCAACATAAATAATGCAAAACCAATAAGCATGCCTTTAATGAATCATTTCAGATTATGTATTGTATAGTGCTCAAAGATTGATGAAGTGAAAGAATGGCAAAGGACCTATATACTAGTGCAATGAGATGTTTAATGTATGTTGTAGTTTGTACAGCACCAGATTTGATACACATAGTTAGCATGGTCAATAAGTTTCTATCAGATTTGGCACACGCAGTCAATATGATGAGTAAGTTTCTATTAGATTTGGACAACAACATTGTGATGCAATCAAATAGATCTTCGGATACTTAAGGGGTATTACAAACTATGGCATCATGTTTAATAGATAGTAGAGTAATCCTTCAGTTGTGGGATATGTAGATTCAAACTATGTAGAAGATTTGGATGACAAGAGATCTATCACAAGTTATGTCTTTATTCTGATAAAAGGGTTTATTTATTGGAAGTCTATGGTTTAATTTCTAGTTACATTATCTCCTATTAAGTCAGAATATATGATAGTGGTTGTCGAGGAAGCTTTGTGGATTACAAGTTTAATCAAAAGATTAGGTATTCAGCAAGGTGGAGTTCAATTGTATTGTGACAGTCAAAGTTTCATTTACTTAGTAAATAACCAAGTGTATAATGCAAAACCAATCACATAGATGTGAGGTCTTATAGGACTAGAGAGTTGGTTTTTTCTAGTGAACTGTTACTTGAcaaagtttgaaattttaagaatGCAATAGACATGTTGATAAAATCTGTTATCACATATAATTTCAAGCATTATTTGAACTTAATGTAATGTCTCCATATGCTGGATAGAAGACATCCAAAATTACTTTTGTCTTAGGTGATTCTCCTTAATTTTCTTCTAAATGGTGAATATTTGTCAAGATGAAAATTGTTGTAGTTTGTGGCTCATAAATAAATGTTTGAGTAAAGTGAGGGGGCGAAGCAGAATGATAATATTTGTCTTTTAAggatttattgtttgttttgttgtcaGGAATGATTAATAGGTTTAAGGTGCGGGGATAACATCATTATGGTacaataaagaaatattatgGAAATGCTTATGATTCTTTGAATGATTTAGGAtctacaataaatacatatcaTATCATGTAACTCTATTTtgatatagtaaaaataaaagttcatcACTCATGTGAATGTAGATATATTGTTTaactttgttgaattttatattctttttaatttctcccCTATTACAATattcattaataataactatAAATTCTTTCAcaacaaatttcaaaaataaatttatattaatctctATAATAATTCACactcattatcattataaagTGCCAACGATTTTGCCACTACTGCAAAACAATTTCAGCTATGTGAAAGGTAATTAATGTACTTGCGTATATCCCGGAGCTCATTAGCAGTGATGGTGGTTGTCATTTTGCTTAAATCACTGTTtcccactatttttttttctgacagaACATGGAATTATTACTCGGAAATAGTTGTAGTTCAATACGCATTTTGCAGAAGCCATGATGCAGAGAAAGGCCTCAAAGAGTAGGGCTCACACTCCTTACATAACAAGGAAAAGCATACTGTGAGAATCCTTACTATATTTACAGTGATAACTATACTTGTAATTGCAAAGACGGCACATTTGATaccttcttcattctttttttttttttttttattaacgtgggtgtccgggccagcttgctcgcaccacgactaatttcacggcccactaaacatcctgcaagcccagtgagcaagtaaggcaccgcgggggtgataAGCATACCGCACAGGAAGGACCCAATAAAGACAGGAAGGGAATAAAGTCTCTAGCCCCACTCCCACTGGGACTCGAATCGAAATTCGAAGGAAAAAGAGCTGCCCCAACAACCACTGAGCCAACAACCTGTTGGTCCTTCTTCATTCTTCTCTTTTCAGGTTATGGTGAATGGGATACGGTCCGTTACTGAGGataatgatgttgttttagAAAACTGGCATTCGAGAATCAACATACTTTCTTGGGTCTCTGTCAGAAGAATCATTATCATTGACACACTTCGCCGAGAAAAGCATTCGTCAATGACGATCCTGCATCATCTACATAATCCAACACTGCCTGCAGCTGGATCTTATTAACCAAGGAAATACGACTTTGCACTATAGTTAGCTCTGCACCATTAAGAATCCCAAGGAATTCCATCAATTCTTCAGTTTCTCTCACGCTGAATTGAATAGTAGCCTCAAGTCATCTTCCCCTCCCCCATCATGACCTCGTCGGTCTTATTTCTGTTGATGCAAGGAACTGACAGGTCAATCAGTCCCACCATTCCAGATTCAAGCAAAAAAACTTATCTAGTCTCCGATCTGGAGAAGGAATGCTAACTGGGACCAAGCCAAAGTATCGTCTGTTAATCATTCTTTGAATCCCAGTTGTATTAGTATCCGTCGTTGACCTTTCCTCACCGTCAGCCGTCAGAAAAGACCGTCTCCGCTAGTAATGCGCAAGTTGGGCATGATTAACATCTATGCTCCAACGGGGTAGATGTTCCAACGGGGTAGTGTTTAGTAGGGATATACTAGTATACTTTCGAAACTTGTTTCTGGCCTATCACCACTATGAATTGGTAAAACCTGTTCTGCTCGAAGCTAGAGTTTTCACTTTGCtcttgttttcatacattgtcACACGCTTGGAATGATTCCTTAAAATCCTTGAATTTACGAAAACCCCTCGCATCACTTCTTGAAACAATCAttgagaattattaaaaaaattcctgGACGCGTTGCTTAATTGAGATGAAAAATAGGTTAGGGGCCTAAACACGATTGACTTCAAAGGTAATGAGAATTGGCCAAAAATCAGTGTTCATTGAGCAACCAAATGATTTAACAAATCAATTTCACTCCTAGGTACATCCACATGATGCCATCAAAATGATTGACACATTCAAACTAAATCATTGATTATCCAATAAGGTGTTCTTGTTTTCATAGAACATCTCCTCTTCACTCTTCCTTGTACTCGAATTGGCATCATACCACCTAACTGGCATCATAGCTGACAAAGAACGAGGACTGAGACCGCAGTTTCTTCAAACGTCACTCCTGCGAGGAGAAATAATACACGTTTTGATAcaaccaatttggaaaatgtgGAAGATTGTATCCAGTGTCTAATATTCACTGGTCATTGCTACATCAAATGATCTACCTTGTTCTAAAAGATAGCAGCTCCAAAAAATCCTGAATCCtaacaaaccaaaaccaggGGGGAAGAAAACCAGATCCCTTGCACCTGGGTTAAGACTTGAAATCATCATAacagttaaatttttaatacacACTACTTCACATCAAAGAGCTCCTAACaacaaccctaaaaaaaaattggaacaaTCAAGAACCCATTTAAGTCTCACCCAACTGGTGCACAAGATTTATCTTTACGTCGTCAAGAAAGTCCAGAGCTTCTTTCCTATTGAGACTTCACCAGGATGCAGAGACtcttcctcatcatcatcttcatcctcaTCTTCATTGTCACCTCTAGGGGTTTCACTTCTGTTCTCATCTGCAATACCATACTCCCCAGCCCCTTCTGGAGTTCCATTTATCTCTTCACTCAGTGCTGCATTCTCATCCATCCTTCTTGCACTGCCATCACCGTCCATTGTGTCCATAACATTTGCACACTGTCCACAAAAATACATCATGTCAAatcaaaatgagaaaagaagCACCATTGCTGCTCACACAATGTTCTATAATCATTATCCCAGAGAAAATGACATTAACAGCGGGTGTTTTGGCACTCACCCTTGCAAAGTGCATGCTTTCACCATTCTCACTGGCAGCCCCTGCAGAAGCTGCTGGAGCACTTCTCAATAGATTTCCATCCTGTGGACTACTTACACCATCatcctctttctccttttcattgTTCAGGTTTGATGAGGCTTTAGCAGTTACAACAGCAACTCCACTGACAGCCATTAAATAAATCCATTTATTAGTGGCCAGCCTTGACTGCTGGAGCACTTCTCAATAGATAGGTAATTGCCCTTCTGAAGTGCCATGCCTTTATATGGCTTAAAAGTCTACTtggaatataatataataaggtCTATTTGGAATATAGTGAATGAGAAAACTTACAGATTGCGTCGCCGTAGATTATATTGTGTTTGGCCTTGAGTTTGATTGGGAACAACCTTTTGCCGTCTCTTCCTGCGATCACCAGCAGTGACACTATCAGAATGACCTTCACTGTCATCACCGTAACGGTCACTCACTGAAATTTGAGATGTCTGAGTTCGATTCCGCTTCCGGGCATTTCTTGGACCTCCTTTATCAGCAAGACTTGATTCCTCACGGCTTTCCGATTTCAGATGGCCAGATTCTTCAGCCTCACTTAATTCCAAAGCACCCCCCAGGAAAGCTTTGGCATCTTGGACAACCTCCTTGACAGAGCGTGTTCTGCTAACTCTTGGCCTACCCCTTTTACGACGTTGGGGACCATGCTTTAATCCAGAAGGTTGGGAATCTTCCTGAATTTCTGGTGCTGTACCATTATTGTTGCTCTGATCATTAATCGATAAATCATGTCCAGCTTCAACCTCTCTGATGCTTGTATCAGAGAGTACCCTCTGGGCATCAAGTGAATCGTTGACAATTGCAAAAGATAGCTCTGGTTCATTTTCAGTAAAAtctaatctttttgacatttcttCTGCATTAACTTGCTCACCAGACAGGGGTGTGCCATCAGTCAAATTTTGTAAAGCAGCAGGCTCAATCCTTTTACCAGCAGAGAACTTAAGTATCTTTGATGTGCACTTGCGCAGCCAAGAAACTGGAGATACAGAATGAGCTAGAGTGGGAGATATCTCACTATCATGCTTCTCAGAAGCAGCCAGATTTCCATCATCTGTGGTCACATGATTATTAACCAGCTTTGATGTAGGAAGGGCGTCAGCTTTCTCAATTTCTTGTGAAGATATCAAATCAGAAAGCACAAACTCAGAGGTCAATTCACCACAGTTTTTGCAATCCTTGTTTTGCTCAACAAATACAATGAAACGCTCTTTCTCTTTAATAAATTGCTCCCTGTGGTCCTTCAACTTTCTACTAAGATTGCCCAGCTTATCAATATCTTCTCGCATTTCAATTTGTTGCTCTTGAAGATGCCTTtttttctcatcaacttcttgcTTCTCTTTCTCTATCCTAAGCCTTTCCAGTTTCATATCTTCCATTTCTCTTCTAGCTACATCTCTTAAGAAATTACTATTCttaaattctctctctctctcttcctcaaACAGTTTCTCCTTCTCTTGCAAAAGCCTGTCCATCTCCTCCTGCCTTCTTTGTAATTCATTCTCAAGCTCAGTCTTCTGCATCTCAATGCTATGTAGCATCTGGTTTCTCTCATTTTGAGCTTTCTCGGCCATCACAGACCGCTCATGCTCCATGATGGCCTCAAATGATTCCTTGGCCACTTGCAGAgcttccagctctctttttatgtagttttctgtttcctttctttcatttcttattctttcttcttcagagagtctatgtttttcaaatttttccttCTGTTCACGAATGCTCTTCAACTCTTTCTCAGCCTCAGCCCTTTTTTCATCCAGATCTTCCCACTCTCTCTCAAAATTCCCTTTTTGCTGCTTTAAATCATCAGCGTCCTTCAAAAGCAGCTCTTCCTGAAGcctacatttatttatttcctcctTAAGCTCAGCTTGCAAGCGGGCATACTCAGACCTCTCTTCCTCGCTCACTTTGAGACGCTCCTTCTCTTCGTGAATTTTCAAAAGCTGTTCTTCATTTGAAGCCTTGGTTTTTTCCAGTTCTGCTTTAAGATTTAGAAAATTCTCTTTAGCAGATTCCAGTTGGTTTTTCTCTCCCTCAAATTTCTTCTGTTCAGATCTGATGGCCTTCTCCCTCTCCTTCAGAGATTTGGACTTTGATTCAAATTCATTCTCTTTCTCCTTGCACTTCTCCAGTTTCTTATCCAATGCCTGCTCTCGTTTTGCAGCTTTCTCTTCCTTATGTTTGATTTCAGTTTCCCTTTTTTCTAGCTCAATTACCTTGTTTTTGAGATCCTCATCCAAAGACTTCTTCTTTTGTTCAGCTTCCAACTCAAATTCATGCTTCTTTGCATCCAAAATGGCATTGTGTTCATCAGTTAGCTTCTTAATCTCAACCTTTGGATGTCCCATGcaaaaggaaaatcaaattgCATGATAAGTAACAGctaatcatatttaaaaaggtaaaaaaaaatgataattatagaTTTGATCTTTAGCAATCAATCAGCAAAATTCTAGATTAGCGGACCATTCTGAAGGTTTAATTCTGGAAGTTTGTGAACTCTAATAAAAAGATGCACAAGAATAATGCAACAGATGTAGGGAAATGTGAGGATAATTCACACACAAACACATCACCAAAACCTCACTCAAATGGGAAGATTGAGAGAAAACTTCTTATTGGAATATCTATATCAATTATGGTGATTTATTGTTTGCTGAACCACTAAGGAAGTCAAATCCAAATCTGATTGTCATTGTGTATGACTTATCAGTTACTTGTGGCATAGAACCAGAACAACATGCATGTAGAGTATTTAAAACATGTCATCATATgagaacaccaaaaaaaaaggtattctGCATaaactcactctctctctctcatttagcTTTTCTTCTAGCGCACGTAACTCTACTTCTTTCACCTCTAATTTCTTTCTTGTAGCATCAAATGCCTGCATAGATCAGACAGATAAATTAGAATATACATTTATTACTGATTCAATAACAGAAACTGTGAAGAAAATACGTGCCTTTTCCTTTATAGTTAGATTAGTGAGCCGGTTACTAATATCATCTTCTTTCCTcttcaaaattgagtttgcatcctCAATCTTCTTCTGAGCCTCTTCAAGATCCTTCTCTTTCTGCTTAAGGATCCTATCATT
This DNA window, taken from Populus alba chromosome 17, ASM523922v2, whole genome shotgun sequence, encodes the following:
- the LOC118029692 gene encoding protein CROWDED NUCLEI 1, whose translation is MFTPQRKVWSGWSLTPRSEAGQKNGSEPGSDLKGKSVGFVEQVTPNGVRPNLDGEDLADKVSRLENELFEYQYNMGLLLIEKKEWGSKHEELMQAFTEATEAVKREQAAHLIALSDAEKQEENLRRALGVEKQCVLDLEKAVREMRSENADIKFTADSKLAEAKALVMSIEEKSLEVEVKLRAADAKLAEVSRKSSDIQRKLLDVESRESTLRMERLSFIAEKEVYETTFSKQREDLQEWEKKLQEGEERLSKSQRIINQREERANENDRILKQKEKDLEEAQKKIEDANSILKRKEDDISNRLTNLTIKEKAFDATRKKLEVKEVELRALEEKLNERERVEIKKLTDEHNAILDAKKHEFELEAEQKKKSLDEDLKNKVIELEKRETEIKHKEEKAAKREQALDKKLEKCKEKENEFESKSKSLKEREKAIRSEQKKFEGEKNQLESAKENFLNLKAELEKTKASNEEQLLKIHEEKERLKVSEEERSEYARLQAELKEEINKCRLQEELLLKDADDLKQQKGNFEREWEDLDEKRAEAEKELKSIREQKEKFEKHRLSEEERIRNERKETENYIKRELEALQVAKESFEAIMEHERSVMAEKAQNERNQMLHSIEMQKTELENELQRRQEEMDRLLQEKEKLFEEEREREFKNSNFLRDVARREMEDMKLERLRIEKEKQEVDEKKRHLQEQQIEMREDIDKLGNLSRKLKDHREQFIKEKERFIVFVEQNKDCKNCGELTSEFVLSDLISSQEIEKADALPTSKLVNNHVTTDDGNLAASEKHDSEISPTLAHSVSPVSWLRKCTSKILKFSAGKRIEPAALQNLTDGTPLSGEQVNAEEMSKRLDFTENEPELSFAIVNDSLDAQRVLSDTSIREVEAGHDLSINDQSNNNGTAPEIQEDSQPSGLKHGPQRRKRGRPRVSRTRSVKEVVQDAKAFLGGALELSEAEESGHLKSESREESSLADKGGPRNARKRNRTQTSQISVSDRYGDDSEGHSDSVTAGDRRKRRQKVVPNQTQGQTQYNLRRRNLGVAVVTAKASSNLNNEKEKEDDGVSSPQDGNLLRSAPAASAGAASENGESMHFARCANVMDTMDGDGSARRMDENAALSEEINGTPEGAGEYGIADENRSETPRGDNEDEDEDDDEEESLHPGEVSIGKKLWTFLTT